In a genomic window of Balaenoptera ricei isolate mBalRic1 chromosome 3, mBalRic1.hap2, whole genome shotgun sequence:
- the RXFP3 gene encoding LOW QUALITY PROTEIN: relaxin-3 receptor 1 (The sequence of the model RefSeq protein was modified relative to this genomic sequence to represent the inferred CDS: inserted 2 bases in 2 codons; deleted 2 bases in 2 codons; substituted 1 base at 1 genomic stop codon), producing the protein MPPLLQPMVQSLFIDKEDIREEKKHHSHSKRKREIGRWALRAAHLSPLPRGGRGEVQHLGKRPLSRRGGYAGSLGARGLGLAGGNATRGNAAGNSLGADNSGETETRSSEGSIESPPESQSEVQNSVQKRRPRSCGGKRQRYLKEKERAPNSGLEQQGGYALRHLRRQVAAAAAKATMNKAAGGDELAELFSLIPDLPQVTNTSGNASLQLQDLSWELGLELPAGAAPGHPPGGGAESADAEARVRTLISVVYWVLCALGLTGNLLVLYLMKSRQGWRQSSINLFVTNLALTDFQFVLTLPFWAVENSLDFRRPFGKATCKIVSTVTSVNMYASVFFLTSMSVARYXSVALALKSHRTRGHGRGDCCGRSLGDSCRFWAKTPCVLIWASAALPKAIFSTTIEVMGEELCLVRFPGKLLGRDRQFRLGLHHVQKVLPGSVPPLGIISLCYPLLVRFTCDHRVAGTEVGASAAGAGLARASARRLSKATKSVTIVVLSFVLCWLPNQALATWSILIELNAVPFSQEYFLCQVYALPASVCLAHSNSCLNPILYCLVRREFRKALENLLXRLASPSLTSMGPFAAANRPXEPDMLYYPPGVVVYSGGRYDLLPSSSAY; encoded by the exons aggaaaagggaaattgGCCGCTGGGCTCTTCGCGCCGCGCACCTCTCCCCGCTCCCCCGCGGCGGGCGCGGCGAAGTTCAGCACCTCGGAAAGCGCCCCCTCTCCCGGCGCGGGGGTTACGCAGGCTCCTTGGGAGCCCGCGGCCTCGGTTTGGCGGGTGGGAATGCAACTCGCGGGAACGCTGCGGGCAACTCCCTGGGAGCTGACAACAGCGGAGAGACGGAGACGCGAAGCAGCGAGGGCAGCATCGAAAGCCCTCCAGAGAGTCAGAGCGAGGTACAGAACTCTGTTCAGAAACGTCGTCCGCGCAGCTGCGGAGGAAAGCGACAAAGGTatttgaaagagaaggagagagcccCCAATAGCGGCCTTGAGCAGCAGGGCGGGTATGCGCTA AGGCACCTGCGCAGGCAGGTGGCCGCTGCAGCCGCGAAAGCCACCATGAATAAGGCGGCTGGCGGGGACGAGCTCGCAGAACTCTTCAGTCTGATCCCGGACCTTCCGCAGGTGACCAACACTAGCGGCAACGCGTCGCTGCAGCTCCAGGACTTGTCGTGGGAGCTGGGGCTAGAGTTGCCGGCCGGCGCGGCGCCAGGGCATCCCCCCGGCGGCGGGGCAGAGAGCGCGGACGCCGAGGCCCGGGTGAGGACCCTCATCAGCGTGGTGTACTGGGTGCTTTGCGCGTTGGGGCTGACGGGCAACCTGCTGGTGCTCTACCTGATGAAGAGTAGGCAGGGCTGGCGCCAGTCCTCCATCAACCTCTTCGTCACCAACCTGGCGCTGACGGACTTTCAGTTCGTGCTCACCCTGCCCTTCTGGGCTGTGGAAAACTCCCTCGACTTCAGACGGCCTTTTGGCAAGGCCACGTGTAAGATCGTATCCACAGTGACGTCCGTGAACATGTACGCCAGCGTCTTCTTTCTCACCTCCATGAGCGTGGCGCGCT CCTCGGTGGCCTTGGCTCTTAAGAGCCACCGGACCCGAGGGCACGGCCGGGGCGACTGCTGCGGCCGGAGCCTGGGGGACAGCTGCCGCTTCTGGGCCAAAACACCGTGCGTGTTGATCTGGGCCTCGGCCGCGCTGCCCAAAGCCATCTTCTCCACCACGATCGAGGTGATGGGCGAGGAGCTGTGCCTGGTGCGCTTCCCGGGCAAGTTGCTGGGCCGCGACAGGCAGTTCCGGCTGGGCCTCCACCACGTGCAGAAGGTGCTGCCGGGCTCCGTGCCGCCGCTGGGCATCATCAGCCTGTGCTATCCGCTGCTGGTGCGCTTCACCTGCGACCACCGCGTGGCAGGGACCGAAGTAGGAGCCTCAGCAGCCGGGGCAGGCCTGGCCAGAGCCAGCGCCCGGAGACTC TCCAAGGCCACCAAATCAGTGACCATCGTGGTCCTATCCTTCGTCCTGTGTTGGCTGCCTAATCAGGCACTCGCCACCTGGAGCATCCTCATCGAGCTCAACGCGGTGCCCTTCAGCCAAGAGTACTTCCTGTGCCAGGTATACGCGTTGCCGGCGAGCGTGTGCCTGGCGCACTCCAACAGCTGTCTCAACCCCATCCTCTACTGCCTCGTGCGCCGTGAGTTCCGCAAAGCGCTCGAGAATCTATTGTGACGCCTCGCGTCGCCTTCTCTCACTAGCATGGGCCCTTTCGCCGCCGCCAACAGGC CGGAGCCCGACATGCTCTACTATCCGCCCGGCGTGGTGGTCTACAGC GGGGGGCGCTACGACCTGCTGCCCAGCAGCTCCGCCTACTGA